The Triticum aestivum cultivar Chinese Spring chromosome 3A, IWGSC CS RefSeq v2.1, whole genome shotgun sequence genome includes a region encoding these proteins:
- the LOC123057800 gene encoding adenylyl-sulfate kinase 3 has translation MLAKAVPRPCSGAGRHGAPAARLRSVGVAGGPRRGGAGGRLVAADAGERMPVVAVAAGKQPFNGAAMAGIDKLVTSTVGKSTNILWHDCPIAQFERQKLLNQKGCVVWITGLSGSGKSTLACALSRELHSRGHLTYILDGDNLRHGLNRDLCFEAKDRAENIRRVGEVAKLFADAGLICIASLISPYRSERSACRKLLHNSTFIEVFLNVPLEVCEARDPKGLYKLARAGKIKGFTGIDDPYEPPSDCEIVIQCKAGDCATPKSMADQVVSYLEANEFLQD, from the exons ATGCTAGCGAAGGCTGTTCCTCGCCCCTGCTCCGGCGCTGGCCGCCATGGCGCGCCAGCGGCGAGGCTGCGGTCTGTCGGCGTCGCCGGAGGTCCGAGGAGAGGAGGAGCCGGTGGCAGGCTCGTGGCGGCGGACGCAGGGGAGAGGATGCCGGTGGTGGCTGTGGCTGCCGGGAAGCAGCCCTTCAATGGAGCAGCCATGGCAG GTATCGACAAGCTTGTGACCTCAACTGTTGGGAAATCGACAAACATTCTTTGGCATGACTGTCCAATAGCTCAGTTTGAGAGGCAGAAACTGCTAAATCAGAAGGGTTGTGTTGTGTGGATAACAGGGTTAAGTGGTTCAG GGAAAAGCACACTAGCATGCGCGCTAAGTCGCGAGCTGCACTCCAGAGGTCATCTGACCTACATTCTAGACGGTGACAATCTAAGGCATGGGTTAAACCGAGACCTCTGTTTCGAAGCAAAGGACCGTGCTGAAAATATACGCAGAGTAG GAGAAGTAGCAAAGCTGTTTGCAGATGCTGGTCTGATCTGCATTGCTAGCTTGATATCACCCTACAGAAGTGAACGCAGCGCTTGCCGTAAATTACTGCACAATTCTACATTCATTGAG GTGTTTTTGAATGTCCCACTTGAAGTTTGTGAAGCCAGGGATCcaaaaggcttgtacaagcttgCCCGTGCAGGAAAAATCAAAG GGTTTACTGGAATTGATGATCCTTATGAACCACCTTCTGACTGCGAG ATAGTGATACAGTGCAAAGCTGGTGACTGCGCCACGCCTAAATCGATGGCTGATCAAGTTGTGTCATATCTCGAAGCAAATGAGTTCTTACAGGATTAG